The DNA segment GTACTCGGCGTAGCGGGCCGACATCTCCGTCTGGGTCACTTCGGCGCCCAGGATTTCCTTGCGGATGGTGTGCAGCAGGATACGGGCGGTGACCTGGCTGTAGGCCGGGTCCTTTTCGATCAAGGTACGCGCGGCCAGGATGGCGGAGTCGTACACCTGCGTCATCGGCACGCCTTCGTACAGGTTCTTCAGCGTTTCCTTCAGGATCGGCTCGGCGCTGACGGAATCGCCAAGGCCGGAGCAGGCGTTGTCGATCAGTGCATGCAGCGCGCCAATGTCCAGCGGCTTGGTCACGCCGGCATCGGTCACGTTGACCGAGAAGCCGCCTTCCTGCACGCGGGCCACGGCCTGGGCGCTGGCGCTGGCACGCTCCTGGGCGCGCTTCTCGCGGTACAGCACGTAGGCACGGGCCACTTCATGCTCGCCCGAGCGCATCAGGGCCAGCTCGACGTGGTCCTGCACGTCTTCGATATGGATGGCGCCACCGCTCGGGCGGCTGCGCACGAGGGCGCGCACCACGCTGTCGGTCAGCTGCTCGACGATCTCGCGCACGCGCGCGCTGGCAGCGCCCTGCCCGCCGTTGACGGCGAGGAAGGCCTTGGTCATGGCGACGTTGATCTTGGACGGCTCGAACGCCACCACGGCGCCATTACGACGGATGATCTTGTGATCCGGGTAGCTGGTGGAAGCGGCGCTGGAGGTCTGCTGTGCGTTCGATGCCTGGCTGGCAGCGCCGGCGGCGGCGCCACCCGTGGTGAGTTCGTTCTGGGCCGTTTGCATGTGAAGTCCTGTTTTTAGCCTGGATATAAGAGACAAAAGAGTCCCTGGCGAAATGCTGCGGAAAGAAGGATCCGTTTCGGTGTGACCGCGCACGGACAAACTGCCTTTGCGAGAACATTTCGCCAGGGACTCTCTGTGATTCGCCAGCCTTGCGGAGGTTTCCGGACGGGTTGCACACACTGTGCAACCGCCACCTCACACTTGGGCCAGCCCCCGGTTTGACTACTAGATATAGTGGGTGCTGCTGAAAACTGGGCTAAGTATAGTGAAACGAATCCGAATGACCAGTCTTGACAACCGCTATTTCGGGGTCGATCCGCGGTCGGGCTGGCGGGTGCGGCAGCGCCACATGCCCGGGAGCCTAGAACACACAAGGGTTTCAGAGAAACCGTTCGCAACTGCACATTTCACAAAAATTTTTTTGATTGTTGCGAGCATGCGATAGCCCCTTACCCGCTTGGGGTATGTGTGCCCAAAAAGGGGCGCACGACCACTGGGAACGACGTTACGAATTCATCACCCTGTGGTATGCCGATAGGGCAACATGCCTGGCGGCACGGCTGCACCGGCGGCGAAGCGGTCCCAGTCGAAATGCGGGCCGGGATCGGTCTTGCGTCCCGGGGCGATGTCGCTGTGGCCGGCGATCGCCCGCACCGGATAGGTTGCCATCAGAGCCGGCACCAGCGCGGCCACGGTGTCGTACTGGGCGGGGGTGAATGGCAGGTCGTCGCAGCCCTCGATCTCGATGCCGATCGAAAAGTCGTTGCAGCGCGTGCGGCCGAAGAAGTCGGACTGGCCGGCATGCCAGGCGCGCTGCGTGCACGGCACGAACTGCACCAGTTCGCCCTGCCGCGTCACCAGGAAGTGCGCGGACACCTGGACCTGGTGGATGGTGGCGAAGAACGGGTGCTTGTCCGGGTCGAGCCGGTTCTGGAAGAACGCCTCGATGTCGCCGCTGCCGAACTGGCCGGGCGGCAGGCTGATGTTGTGCAGCACCACCAGGTCCACCGGCATGCCGGGCGGGCGCTGGTCGAAATTGGGCGATGGCACGCGGCGGGCGGCGGGCACCCAGCCGTCTGCGTCGGGCAGGAAGGCTCGCGAGGGCGCGGGCGGGTTGGGCTGGCTCGGCCTGATCATGGCGTGCCCTCGCCCGCGCCGTCACCGGCGTTCTCTGCCACGCCGCGGTCGGCGGCGTCCATGGCTTCGCGGATGCCCAGCTGCTGGATGCGGTAGCGCAGCTGGCGCAGGTTCAGGCCCAGCAGCGGCGCGGCGGCGGTGCGGTTGAAATTGGTCTGCGCCAGCGCCTGCAGGATCAGTTCGCGCTCCACGGCTTCGAGCCGGGCGGTCAGGTCGATCGGGAAGACGATGCCGCGGCAGGCGCGCTCGGTGGCGTCGCCCGCGGGTTCGGGCTGGGCGGTGGACGGTGCGGCGGCCTGTGGTGCGGCAGCGGGTTCGGCCACCACTGCGGGCGTGGGCGCCGCCGCGGGCGGCATCGGCGCCCACATGCCCGGCGCGCCCCAGGGCGCGTACTGGGTCGCAGGCACCGGGGACGCCATCGTGGGCGCGGGCGCCATCAGCCCGGCGCCGGGCGCGCCGGCATCCAGCGGGCCGAGGTCGGCCACTTCGATCTGATCGCTCTCGGCAAAGGCGTAGGCGCGCTCGAGCAGGTTCTCCAGTTCGCGGACATTGCCCGGGAAGCGGTACGCGGCCAATTGCTCCAGCGCCGCGGGCGCCAGGCGCTTGGGATGCGGGTCGCCGTAGCGCACTGCCAGATGGTCCAGGATGGCGCGCGCCAGCACCGGGATGTCTTCGCCGCGCTCGCGCAGCGTGGGCATGCGCAGCGCCAGCACGTTCAGGCGGTAATACAAGTCCTGGCGGAACTGGCCGGCGGCGACCATTGCGGCCAGGTCCTTGTGGCTGGCGCACATCACGCGCACGTCGACGGCGTCTTCACGGCTGGCGCCGATCTTGCGCACGCGACGCTCCTGCAGCGCGCGCAGCAGCTTGACCTGCATCGCCAGCGGCAGGTCGGCCACCTCGTCGAGCAGCAGCGTGCCGCCGTTGGCGGCGTGAAAGAAGCCGCCGCGCTCGCCGTCGGCGCCGGTGAAGGCGCCTTTGACGTGGCCGAAGAACTCCGACTCCATCAGCGTCTCAGGGATGGCGCCGCAGTTGACCGCGATAAACGGGTGCGAGGCGCGCGCGCTGATTGCGTGGATGGCGCGCGCGGCGCGCTCCTTGCCGCTGCCGGATTCGCCGCTGATGACCACCGGCGCCATGCTGCGCGCCAGCCGCGACAGCGAGCGGCGCACCTCCTGCATGGCGGCGGAGTGGCCGGGCAGCAAGGCCGCGGCACGGTCGGCGGCGGCGTCCGCGCCGGCGCTGCCGCCGGCATCGGCTTCGGTGCTGTCGCGCTGCTGGCGGCCGAGCGCGTTGAGCACCAGGCTGCGCAGCTGCTCCAGCGAGACCGGCTTGGCGATGTAGTCGAAAGCGCCGGCCTTGAGCGCCTCGACGGCGTTGTCGGCGCTGCCGTAGGCGGTGATGACCGCCACCGGGATGCGCTCGGGCGCGGCCGACAGCTGCCGCACGATCTCGATGCCCAGGCCGTCGCCCAGCCGCATGTCGGTCAGCACCAGGCTGTAGCGGCCCTGCTCCAGCTTCTGCCGCGCCTCGGCCAGCGATCCGGCCAGCACCACGTCATGGCCCATGCGCCGGATGGAGATGTCGAGCAACTCGCGCAGGTCGGCCTCGTCGTCGATGACGAGGATGGGATCGGGCGTTCGGGATGGCATGGCGGTGGGTGTGGATGGACGGACGCCGCTCATGCGACGGCCGCGTCGGCGGTCTCGATGCGCAGCGTCAGCACGAAGGCCTTGGCCGGCAGTGTATCGCGCGCGGCCGCTGCCAGCACGCCGGTGCGCTCCACCAGCGCCGGTACCGAAACGGCGCCGTAGCGCACCTGCGCGTCGTTGGCGCCGCACAGCTCGCGCGCCATGAACAGGCCGAGGCCGGTGCCCTGCGCGTTGCTGGTGAAGAAAGGTTCGAACAGGCTGCGCTGGTGCTCGCGCGAGACCTCGGCGCCGTCGTTCCAGACGATCAGCTCGGCGTGGTGCTGGTCCAGCGCGTGCGCCAGCAGCCGGATCGAGCCGGGCAGCCGGCTGCAGTAGCGCCAGGCATTGTCGAGCAGGTTGCCCAGCACCTGTTGCAGCTGTGCGGCGTCGAACACCACTGGCTGGGCCACGTCCACGGTCAGGCGGATGGCGTTGGCATTGACGTCGGCGCGGCCGGCCGGGCGGGTCTCGCCGGCGCGCGGGCGGCGCGAACGCATTTCCAGGCGCCAGCGCTCGACGATCTCGGGCAGCGCCTGCGCCAGGTGCACGGTGCTGCGGCCGGTGCGCGGACGGCGCGACATCTGCAGCACGTCGGACACCACCTGGTCGAGCCGGCGCACGTTGTCGTTGATGATGCGCAGCAGGCGGGCGTCGATATCGACGTCGGCGCCGCCGGTGTTATCTGACCGCTCCGTGGCAACAGGCTCCTGCCGCGCGGAGTCGGCCAGCAGCTCGCTGGCCTGGCTGATGGCCGCCAGCGGGTTGCGGATCTGGTGTGCGATGCTGGCCACCAGGCGGCCCATCGCGGCCAGCTTTTCCTGCTGCACCTGTTCCGCGATGCGTTCCCAGCTTTCAATATGGACCAGCACGGTATCGCGCATCTCGCTGCGCAGCAGGGCTTCGTCTTCCTGCGACCAGGCCATGGCCTCGTTCTGCGCGATCGCCAGGCGCAGGCGGGCGGCGGCCTCGGGCGAGAGCTCGTTCCAGGCGGCGGTATCGAGTTGCGACGGCACCGTGCGCCCGTGCGCCAGCGTCGAGCGCAAACCCGCCAGCCCCGGCAGCACAAAGCGCAGCCGCAGCCGGGTGTGCTGCATGGTGCCGTCGGCCAGCGCGGCGCCGGTCGCCATCGGCAGCAGTTGCAGGATGCGCGGCACGTCGTCATTCCTGCGCAGCCAGTCGCGCAGCATTTCCATCAGCGGCTGCAGGCGCGGGATGCGGCGCAGGTCGAACAGCACGGCATCGCTGCCGCCGCCGCTGCCCTGCTCCGCCGACGCCCCAAGCCGGCGCGAATAGATCCGCTCATGCGCCTGCACGCCCAGCAGCACCACCGCCGCCGGGTTGGCCGCCACCACCGAGCCGTTGGCGCGCACCAGCATCACGCCATCCTGCATGTCATTGACCATCAGCCGGTTGACCAGCTGCTGCATGCGCAATTCCTGCTCGCGCGCCAGCGCCAGCCGCTCCTGCGCGATCTGGCGGTTGGCCAGCATATACATCAGCAGCGCCGCGATCATAAACACCAGGCCGAACAGGCCCGAGCCGAGCAGCCCGGCATCGGCCTGGCGCAGCAGGATGGTGTGCATGAAAGGGCCACCCATCACCACCAGCGCGGAGATCGACGCGGCAAAGAGCGCGAACGGCAGGCTGGTGAGCGCGCCAGCTTGGAGGGCGGGCAGCAGGAAGATCATGGCGAGCCCGTCGGCCTGGCCCTGGCTGGCGGGGTGGCCGATGGCGTGGAAGACCAGCGCCAGCAACGCCAGGTCGGCCAGCACCTGCACGCGCACCCGCAGGTGGAAATGGCGGCGCCACAGCGTGCCGGCGAGCATCGCCAGCGCAATGCCGAGGTAAGGCACGGCGACGGTCATGGCCGCCGCATGCTCGATGCCGGCCAACCCGAAGGACAGATCCGGCAGCAGCGAAGGCGGCAATGACGTGGGGGCAGGTTCGCCGCGCCGCATCAGCGCGTAGCCGAGCAGCAGCAGGCCCACGGCCACGCGGGTCCAGCAGAAATAGCGCAGCAGGCGCCAGTGGAATTCGGGCGGTTCGTCCTGGCGCCACAGGTGGGCCAGGCCGCGCCAGGCGTTCAGCCGCTGCCAGCCTGACAGCGCCGGTTCGGTCATGGACGCGCGCCGCCGTCGTCGGTGTGGCTGGCCTCGTCAGGCAGGTGGCTGCGGCGGCAGTAGTGCAAGCCGCGCCAGGCGATGGCGTCACCCATCGGCAGGTGTACGCCGCACTGGGCGCACTGGACCATCGGTTCGGCGTCGGCGGGCTGGCCGGCATTGGCATTGGCGTTGGCGCGGGCTGCGGCTTCGCTGGCTTGCTGCCGGGCCCGTTGCTGCGCCAGCCGCGCTTCGGCGCGGGCGCGCAGCCACCAGAAGACGCCCAGCACCACGGCCAGCAGGATCAGGATACGTGCCATGGGGTCTCAGAGACGGTGCAGGACCACTTCAATCACAAAGCGGCTGCCGACATAGGCCAGCAGCAGGATGCCGAACGAGGCGATGACCCAGCGCAGCGCCACCTTGCCGCGCCAGCCGCGGAAGATGCGCCCGGCCAGGATGCCGCCGAACATGGCCCACGAGATCAGCGCGAACACGGTCTTGTGGTCCATCCGGAAGGCGCGGCCGAACAGCTCTTCGGAGAACAGCAGGCCCGAGCCGATCGTCAGCGTCAGCAGCACGAAGCCGGCGCCGATCAGGCGGAACAGCAGCTTCTCCAGCGTCAGCAGCGGCGGCAGCAAATCCAGCCAGCGGCCCAGCCACTGGCTGGGTTGCGTGGCCTTGCCATCGGCCGGGCGCGCCGGCGCGTGGCGGAAACCGTGCAGCCGGCGCTCGGCCAGCAGCATCAGGAAGGCATGGAACGCCGCCAGTGTGAACAGCCCGTACGCCACGTTGGCGATGACGAAGTGCAGCTTGAACAGCGGCTGCGCCGCATAGCCCAGGATCTGCGAGCCGGGGAAGGCCAGCGGCATCAGGCTGGCGACCAGCGCGACGGGGATCACGATCAGCCCCAGCCCGGCCAGCGAGAAGAAGAAGCTCTCGATCCAGTAGATGCCCACGCCCAGCCACAGCATGGCCGACAGCGCGAAGGCAAAGCCGAACACCATGCGCTCGGCCGGGAAGATGGTTTCGTGCAGCAGCATGCCGTGGCTGGCCAGCGCCGCCAGCATCAGCACGTGCCACCACGCGGGCCGGCCCTCGCCGTGCGCGCCGCCCGCCGGTGGCAGGGCGTTGCCGGGGCCGCCGGCGACCAGCACGGCCGAGGCCGCGCCACCGGCTGGGCCGGCCTTGGCGGCAGTGGAGGCAACGCCGGCATGGCGCGTGGCCCAGCCGTGCCAGGCCAGGCCGCAATAGAGAAGTGCCGTCAGGGCATACAGTACAATGACCATTTGCGCAGTTTACCTTAGTGCCCACGGACGGTGGCGGCCGGTTGAACCGGTGCTCCAGCCCTGCAACAGGCACGGGCCTGCCCCGATTTCAGACCGAGCTCCTGCTCCGATATCTCCCCCGATTCCTGCCATGCTGGACAATCTCACTCAACGCCTGGCGCGTGTGGTCAAGACCATGCGCGGCGAGGCGCGCCTGACCGAGGCCAACACCGCCGAGATGCTGCGCGAAGTGCGCCTTGCCATGCTCGAAGCCGACGTGGCGCTGCCGGTCGTGCGCGAATTCATCGCCCGCGTCAAGGAAAAGGCGCTGGGCGAGGATGTGATCACCAGCCTGACGCCGGGCCAGGCGCTGGTCGGCGTGGTCCAGCGCGAGCTGACCTCGGTCATCGGCGGCGCCGAGGCCGCCGGCGGCAACAATAAGGAAGCCGAGCTGAACCTGGCCGTGCAGCCACCCGCCATCATCCTGATGGCCGGCCTGCAAGGTGCCGGCAAGACCACAACCGTCGGCAAGCTGGCCAAGTGGCTCAAGGAAAACAAGAAGAAGAAGGTGCTGACGGTCTCTTGCGACGTCTACCGCCCCGCCGCTATCGCCCAGCTGAAGACCGTTTCCGAGCAGGTCGGCGCTGATTTCTTCCCGTCGCAGCCGGACCAGAAGCCGGTCGATATCGCCCGCGCGGCGGTGGACTGGGCGCGCAAGCACTACCACGACGTGCTGATCGTCGATACGGCCGGCCGTCTGGGTATCGACGAGTTGATGATGCAGGAAATCGCCGCCCTGCACGCCGAGCTGAAGCCGGCCGAGACCCTGTTCGTGGTCGACGCCATGCTCGGCCAGGACGCGGTCAATACCGCCAAGGCCTTCAACGATACCCTGCCGCTGACCGGCGTGGTGCTGACCAAGCTGGACGGCGATGCGCGCGGCGGTGCCGCGCTGTCGGTGCGCCATATCACCGGCCGCCCGATCAAGTTCGTCGGCGTCGGCGAAAAGCTGGACGGGCTGGAGCCGTTCTACCCGGACCGCATGGCCCAGCGCATCCTGGGCATGGGCGACATCATGGCGCTGGTCGAGGAAGCCCAGCGCGGTGTCGACATGGAAGCGGCCGAGAAGCTGGCCAAGAAGATCAAGAAGACCGGCGATTTCGACCTGGAAGACTTCAAGGCGCAGATCGGCCAGATGAAGAAGATGGGCGGCATGGCCAGCCTGGTCGACAAGCTGCCGGCGCAGTTCGCCCAGCAGGCGCAGGGCGCCAACATGGACCAGGCCGAGAAACAGGTGGCCCGCATGGAAGGCATCATCAACAGCATGACGCCGGCCGAGCGCGCCAAGCCCGACCTGATCAAGGCCAGCCGCAAGCGCCGCATTGCCGCGGGCGCCGGCGTGCCGGTACAGGAGGTCAACCGCCTGCTGAACCAGTTCGACCAGATGCAATCCATGATGAAAAAGCTCAAGGGCGGCGGCATGATGAAGATGATGCGCCAGATGGGCGCGATGAAGGGCGGCATGAAGGGCCTCTTCAATCGTTGAGCCCGGGCTGCACTGCGATCCGCCTACCCCGCAAAGAACAGGAAAGACATCATGATGAGCGCCGTACAGGCCCGCGAACTGTGGGCCAACTCCGAAGAAATCGTCTCGGCCGAGGAAGTCCAGGCATCGCTGGACCGCATGGCCGCCGAGATCACCGCCAAGATGGGCGATGCCTTCCCGCTGGTGCTGTCCGTGATGGGCGGCGCGGTGGTGTTCACCGGCATGCTGCTGCCCAAGCTGGCGTTCCCGCTGGAGTTCGACTACATCCACCTCTCGCGCTACAACAACAAGACCGTTGGCGGCGAGATGCAGTGGCGCGTGGCCCCGCGCGAATCGGTCAAGGACCGCGTGGTGCTGGTGCTGGACGACATCCTGGATGAAGGCGAAACCATGGCCGCAATCCGGCAGCGCATCATGGACATGGGCGCCAGGGAATTCCACGCCGCGGTGCTGTGCGAGAAGACGCTGACCAAGCTCAAGCCGATGCACCCGGACTTCTGTGGTTTTACCGTGCCGGATCGCTATGTGTTCGGGTGCGGGATGGATGCCAAGGGATACTGGCGGAACCTGGGCGCGATTCGGGCGATGATCTGATCTTGCTGCACTGACGATTGCTCCCCTCTCCCGCGCGCGGGAGAGGGGTTGGGGGAGAGGGCCGGCGCTTGCAAGAGCGACGGCCCTCGCTTCGTGGAGAATCCCGCCCTCTCCCCCTGCCCCTCTCCCGCAAGCGGGCCGCAAGCGGGCGAGGGGAGCAAAGCCATCGGTCAGCTTTGGTGCGACGCCAGGATCGGCCACAGGGAAGCCAGCAACAACACCGCCATCCCGATATTGAACGCCCGCAGCACCTTCGGCCGCGCCAGCCAGCGCCGCAGCGCCGAGCCACACAACGCCCACATCGCCACGCTGGGCAGGTTCACCACCCCGAAGATCCCGGCCAGCAGCAGCACGTTGAGCCACAGGTTGCCGTGCAGCACATAGGTGCTGCACGCGCCCACGGCCATCACCCACGCCTTGGGATTGACCCACTGGAACGCCGCCGCGGCCCAGAAGCCCATCGGCCGTGCCACCTGCTGGTCCTGCACGCCGCCAGCCGTGGCGAGCTTCCATGCCAGCCAGACCAGGTAGACAGTGGCCACCACGCGCAGCATCTGCCAGGTCCACGGGAAGGCGTGGAACAGCGACCCCAGCCCCAGCCCGACCAGCGCCACCATCAGCGCAAAGCCAATGCTGACGCCGAGCAGGTGCGGCACCGTGCGCAAGAACCCGAAGTTCACGCCGGAAGCCAGCAGCATCGTGTTATTCGGACCGGGGGTGATCGACGATACCAGCGCAAAGCCGGCAAAAGCGGCAAAGACACCGGTGCCGGCGGCGAGTTGGGATACTTCCATGACTGACTCCAGGGCGTTCAGGGAATCAGTCTACGGTCAGTCAGCGGTACAGTACCGGTACACTTTTTCAGCAAATTGCCAATACAGGATCGGCTGGGCATTCCACCGGCAAGGTCCCGATCGACGCGGTCATGCCTCGCTGCGATACGGCCGCTCGCGCAGCCACTTGGTCGCAATCCACTTTTCGCCTTCCGCGACCGGCAGGCCGGCGTGCAGCGTGCGCCCGTCCAGTGCGCCGTCGGGCAGCAGGTAGCTGAAGTAGACCGCGTTGCCCTTTACCGGCGCCACTTCCAGCCCGACGCGCGGGAACGCAGTGGCGCCGCCAGCCTCGGGCGTGTTCAGGTAGATCACAAGCGTGGCGATACGCTGGCCGCCTACGGTCAGCTGGCGGGCCTCGCCCGGCCGCTGCGGGTTGAAGTAGTCGAAGTGCGGCTGGTATTCGCCGCCGGGCTTGTAGTTGAGGATCTGCAGGCCTTCGCCGTGCTCGGCAGGCACGCCGGTGACCGCCGCGATGCGCGCCTCGATACGTTCGATCAGCGCATGCTCGCCCACCTGGAACATGGCGCCCATGCTGGTGCGGGCGTCGATCAGGTTCTCGTCGCCGGTGTCGGGATTGACCACCGGCGAGCGTGCCAGCCGGCCGCGCGACAGCGCCACCAGCGCGTCGCATTCGTCGGCGCTCAGCAATTGCTGGTACAGCCGGATCTGGGGCGAGGCGAGCCGGAACAGGATCGGCACCTGGCGATCGCCGCCGTCGGCCACGTAAGCCGTCGGGCGTGCAGCGGGGCCGGACGCGGCGCTTGCCACGGGCTTGGCCTGCGGGGCCGCAGCGCGTGCCGGCGCCTGCTTGTCCGGGTTGGCCGGCGCGATGTCGCCACCGAACGCCGCCGCCACGGCCCGGCGGGCAAAGGCGTCGTCATAGCCCGAACGCAGCATCGACAGCACCAGCGCATCGGCGCCGAAGCCCTGCGCGATATGCCGCGCCAGCCATTGCTCCAGCTCGGGCGAGGATTCGGTATAGCCGGTCTTGCCGGCCTTGCCGCCGGCAGCGGCTGCTTCGCGGATCATGACGGGTTGGCGACGCGGCGCGGCGAAAAAGGATTGCGCTCCGGTGGATCGGAGGGCAGCGCACGGGGGGCGCGCGCCGGCGCATTCTCCGGTTCGCCTGCGACAGTGACGGAAGCTTCGGAATACTGCCAGCGCTTCCACGCCGCCAGTACCGCATTGGGATATTCGGGGCGGCCGCGGCTGCCGTTGTAGCGGCCCAGCGCCAGATACAGATCGCCCTGCTCACGGTCCAGGTAGTGGCGCAGGATGGTGCAGCCGTAGCGCAGGTTGCTCTGCAGATGGAACAGCTTGCGCGGGTCGTTGTCGCCGATGGTGCGGACCCAGAACGGCATCACCTGCATCAGCCCGCGCGCGCCGGCCGAGCTGATCGCGTACTTGCGGAAATTGCTCTCGACCTGGACCAGGCCCAGCACCAGCGCTGGCTCCAGCCCGGCGCGCTTGGCCTCGTAGTAGGCGGTCTCGATCAATTCCACGCGCATATGCGGCTCAGGGATGCGCGAGGCCAGGCGCGAGGACATTTCGCCCAGCCATTTCAGGTAAGCCAGGCGCTCGCCGCCGGAAGCAAAGACCGGCCGCGTGGGCCGGTCGTCGGCAATCGCGGCGGCCAGCGCGCCGCGCACGGAATCGGCCAGGTCTTCTTCCTTCTGCGCGCCGGCATGCGCGGCCGCCGCGGCCAGCGCCAGCAGCAACCCGCCGGCAAGGCGGCGGGCGGCGGGCAGTGCGCGTGCGGCGCGCATCGGGCTCAGTTCGCCAGCTGGCTGCGCACGTGGCTGACCACGTCGGCCACACTGACGGGGGTGGCCTGTGCGTCACGCCGGGCCTGGTACTCGACCTTGCCTTCCTTCAGGCCGCGGTCGCCCACCACCACGCGGTGCGGCACGCCGATCAGTTCCCAGTCG comes from the Cupriavidus sp. P-10 genome and includes:
- the ampD gene encoding 1,6-anhydro-N-acetylmuramyl-L-alanine amidase AmpD; this encodes MIRPSQPNPPAPSRAFLPDADGWVPAARRVPSPNFDQRPPGMPVDLVVLHNISLPPGQFGSGDIEAFFQNRLDPDKHPFFATIHQVQVSAHFLVTRQGELVQFVPCTQRAWHAGQSDFFGRTRCNDFSIGIEIEGCDDLPFTPAQYDTVAALVPALMATYPVRAIAGHSDIAPGRKTDPGPHFDWDRFAAGAAVPPGMLPYRHTTG
- a CDS encoding sigma-54-dependent transcriptional regulator, coding for MPSRTPDPILVIDDEADLRELLDISIRRMGHDVVLAGSLAEARQKLEQGRYSLVLTDMRLGDGLGIEIVRQLSAAPERIPVAVITAYGSADNAVEALKAGAFDYIAKPVSLEQLRSLVLNALGRQQRDSTEADAGGSAGADAAADRAAALLPGHSAAMQEVRRSLSRLARSMAPVVISGESGSGKERAARAIHAISARASHPFIAVNCGAIPETLMESEFFGHVKGAFTGADGERGGFFHAANGGTLLLDEVADLPLAMQVKLLRALQERRVRKIGASREDAVDVRVMCASHKDLAAMVAAGQFRQDLYYRLNVLALRMPTLRERGEDIPVLARAILDHLAVRYGDPHPKRLAPAALEQLAAYRFPGNVRELENLLERAYAFAESDQIEVADLGPLDAGAPGAGLMAPAPTMASPVPATQYAPWGAPGMWAPMPPAAAPTPAVVAEPAAAPQAAAPSTAQPEPAGDATERACRGIVFPIDLTARLEAVERELILQALAQTNFNRTAAAPLLGLNLRQLRYRIQQLGIREAMDAADRGVAENAGDGAGEGTP
- a CDS encoding sensor histidine kinase gives rise to the protein MTEPALSGWQRLNAWRGLAHLWRQDEPPEFHWRLLRYFCWTRVAVGLLLLGYALMRRGEPAPTSLPPSLLPDLSFGLAGIEHAAAMTVAVPYLGIALAMLAGTLWRRHFHLRVRVQVLADLALLALVFHAIGHPASQGQADGLAMIFLLPALQAGALTSLPFALFAASISALVVMGGPFMHTILLRQADAGLLGSGLFGLVFMIAALLMYMLANRQIAQERLALAREQELRMQQLVNRLMVNDMQDGVMLVRANGSVVAANPAAVVLLGVQAHERIYSRRLGASAEQGSGGGSDAVLFDLRRIPRLQPLMEMLRDWLRRNDDVPRILQLLPMATGAALADGTMQHTRLRLRFVLPGLAGLRSTLAHGRTVPSQLDTAAWNELSPEAAARLRLAIAQNEAMAWSQEDEALLRSEMRDTVLVHIESWERIAEQVQQEKLAAMGRLVASIAHQIRNPLAAISQASELLADSARQEPVATERSDNTGGADVDIDARLLRIINDNVRRLDQVVSDVLQMSRRPRTGRSTVHLAQALPEIVERWRLEMRSRRPRAGETRPAGRADVNANAIRLTVDVAQPVVFDAAQLQQVLGNLLDNAWRYCSRLPGSIRLLAHALDQHHAELIVWNDGAEVSREHQRSLFEPFFTSNAQGTGLGLFMARELCGANDAQVRYGAVSVPALVERTGVLAAAARDTLPAKAFVLTLRIETADAAVA
- a CDS encoding PP0621 family protein yields the protein MARILILLAVVLGVFWWLRARAEARLAQQRARQQASEAAARANANANAGQPADAEPMVQCAQCGVHLPMGDAIAWRGLHYCRRSHLPDEASHTDDGGARP
- a CDS encoding cytochrome C assembly family protein — encoded protein: MVIVLYALTALLYCGLAWHGWATRHAGVASTAAKAGPAGGAASAVLVAGGPGNALPPAGGAHGEGRPAWWHVLMLAALASHGMLLHETIFPAERMVFGFAFALSAMLWLGVGIYWIESFFFSLAGLGLIVIPVALVASLMPLAFPGSQILGYAAQPLFKLHFVIANVAYGLFTLAAFHAFLMLLAERRLHGFRHAPARPADGKATQPSQWLGRWLDLLPPLLTLEKLLFRLIGAGFVLLTLTIGSGLLFSEELFGRAFRMDHKTVFALISWAMFGGILAGRIFRGWRGKVALRWVIASFGILLLAYVGSRFVIEVVLHRL
- the ffh gene encoding signal recognition particle protein, with amino-acid sequence MLDNLTQRLARVVKTMRGEARLTEANTAEMLREVRLAMLEADVALPVVREFIARVKEKALGEDVITSLTPGQALVGVVQRELTSVIGGAEAAGGNNKEAELNLAVQPPAIILMAGLQGAGKTTTVGKLAKWLKENKKKKVLTVSCDVYRPAAIAQLKTVSEQVGADFFPSQPDQKPVDIARAAVDWARKHYHDVLIVDTAGRLGIDELMMQEIAALHAELKPAETLFVVDAMLGQDAVNTAKAFNDTLPLTGVVLTKLDGDARGGAALSVRHITGRPIKFVGVGEKLDGLEPFYPDRMAQRILGMGDIMALVEEAQRGVDMEAAEKLAKKIKKTGDFDLEDFKAQIGQMKKMGGMASLVDKLPAQFAQQAQGANMDQAEKQVARMEGIINSMTPAERAKPDLIKASRKRRIAAGAGVPVQEVNRLLNQFDQMQSMMKKLKGGGMMKMMRQMGAMKGGMKGLFNR
- a CDS encoding hypoxanthine-guanine phosphoribosyltransferase codes for the protein MMSAVQARELWANSEEIVSAEEVQASLDRMAAEITAKMGDAFPLVLSVMGGAVVFTGMLLPKLAFPLEFDYIHLSRYNNKTVGGEMQWRVAPRESVKDRVVLVLDDILDEGETMAAIRQRIMDMGAREFHAAVLCEKTLTKLKPMHPDFCGFTVPDRYVFGCGMDAKGYWRNLGAIRAMI
- a CDS encoding LysE family translocator — protein: MEVSQLAAGTGVFAAFAGFALVSSITPGPNNTMLLASGVNFGFLRTVPHLLGVSIGFALMVALVGLGLGSLFHAFPWTWQMLRVVATVYLVWLAWKLATAGGVQDQQVARPMGFWAAAAFQWVNPKAWVMAVGACSTYVLHGNLWLNVLLLAGIFGVVNLPSVAMWALCGSALRRWLARPKVLRAFNIGMAVLLLASLWPILASHQS
- a CDS encoding 2OG-Fe(II) oxygenase, giving the protein MIREAAAAGGKAGKTGYTESSPELEQWLARHIAQGFGADALVLSMLRSGYDDAFARRAVAAAFGGDIAPANPDKQAPARAAAPQAKPVASAASGPAARPTAYVADGGDRQVPILFRLASPQIRLYQQLLSADECDALVALSRGRLARSPVVNPDTGDENLIDARTSMGAMFQVGEHALIERIEARIAAVTGVPAEHGEGLQILNYKPGGEYQPHFDYFNPQRPGEARQLTVGGQRIATLVIYLNTPEAGGATAFPRVGLEVAPVKGNAVYFSYLLPDGALDGRTLHAGLPVAEGEKWIATKWLRERPYRSEA
- a CDS encoding lytic transglycosylase domain-containing protein, translating into MRAARALPAARRLAGGLLLALAAAAAHAGAQKEEDLADSVRGALAAAIADDRPTRPVFASGGERLAYLKWLGEMSSRLASRIPEPHMRVELIETAYYEAKRAGLEPALVLGLVQVESNFRKYAISSAGARGLMQVMPFWVRTIGDNDPRKLFHLQSNLRYGCTILRHYLDREQGDLYLALGRYNGSRGRPEYPNAVLAAWKRWQYSEASVTVAGEPENAPARAPRALPSDPPERNPFSPRRVANPS